A stretch of Sphingomonas sp. JUb134 DNA encodes these proteins:
- a CDS encoding HlyD family efflux transporter periplasmic adaptor subunit, which produces MATSADVLNGAWVFGDADGARLGRATRLIWVIVACMAALFAWAYFARLDEVATGAGRVVPSTREQVIQSLEGGILAKLLVKQDDIVQPGQILAQLDPTQSASTFEESAAKYRAALASVARLEAEVGQTAPIFPAELDPYPELKAKELRLYQARRSSLDKSLAWLRRSIALLTNEVQIGQRLIAVGAASNVEVLRLQRQLADLELKQADLTSEYIVQAREELAKANAEVATLSPVVKGRADTLARLTLRSPVRGIVKNIEVSTIGGVIPPNGRLMDIVPLDDKLLVEARISPRDIAFIHPNQPASVKITAYDYAIYGGLKGKVATISPDTIKDEAKPDVEYYRVLIRTDSDALVNKAGRRFPIVPGMVATADIHTGSKTVFQYLVKPFNRGREALRER; this is translated from the coding sequence ATGGCGACGAGCGCCGACGTCCTGAATGGCGCCTGGGTGTTCGGCGATGCCGATGGTGCGCGGCTTGGCCGCGCGACGCGGCTGATCTGGGTGATCGTCGCGTGCATGGCCGCGCTGTTCGCCTGGGCGTATTTCGCTCGGCTGGACGAGGTGGCGACCGGGGCAGGGCGGGTGGTACCCTCCACGCGCGAGCAGGTGATCCAGTCGCTGGAAGGCGGTATCCTCGCAAAGCTGCTGGTGAAGCAGGACGACATCGTTCAGCCTGGCCAGATCCTGGCGCAGCTCGACCCGACCCAGAGTGCCTCGACCTTCGAGGAAAGTGCTGCCAAGTACCGCGCTGCGCTTGCCAGCGTCGCACGGCTGGAAGCGGAGGTCGGACAGACTGCTCCCATATTCCCGGCGGAACTCGATCCCTATCCCGAACTCAAGGCCAAGGAACTGCGCCTGTACCAGGCCCGACGGAGCAGCCTGGACAAGTCGCTCGCCTGGCTGCGCCGCTCGATCGCGTTGCTGACGAACGAGGTGCAGATCGGCCAGCGGCTGATCGCGGTCGGCGCGGCCAGCAACGTCGAGGTGCTGCGGCTGCAGCGGCAGCTTGCCGATCTGGAATTGAAGCAGGCCGACCTCACCTCCGAATATATCGTCCAGGCTCGCGAGGAGCTGGCAAAGGCGAACGCGGAAGTGGCGACGTTGTCGCCGGTGGTGAAGGGGCGGGCGGACACGCTTGCCCGCCTGACGTTGCGCTCCCCCGTGCGAGGGATCGTCAAGAACATCGAGGTGTCGACGATCGGCGGCGTCATCCCGCCCAACGGCCGTTTGATGGACATCGTGCCGCTGGACGACAAGCTCCTGGTGGAGGCGCGCATCTCGCCGCGGGACATCGCCTTCATCCACCCGAACCAGCCCGCCAGCGTCAAGATCACCGCCTATGACTATGCGATCTACGGCGGGTTGAAGGGGAAGGTCGCGACCATCTCGCCCGATACCATCAAGGACGAAGCAAAGCCCGACGTCGAATATTACCGCGTGCTGATCCGGACCGACAGTGACGCCCTGGTCAACAAGGCCGGTCGCCGTTTCCCGATCGTACCGGGGATGGTCGCGACCGCCGACATCCACACCGGCAGCAAGACCGTGTTCCAGTATCTCGTGAAGCCGTTCAACCGGGGGCGGGAGGCGTTGCGGGAGCGGTGA
- a CDS encoding alpha/beta hydrolase family protein codes for MLGLWLGAASLFLSPQLETPMPPRLMPNEAQRPAPLRIPRGRQTFDAREALNGSTSSRRRCTDVPDAYWVPVRGGGACIRTYPAGNPRAGGTMLVYLPGDVLLRGRGGVRLIAGSYARRSPADIRQEMAGWSRDGGTPAIFLARPGLYGSSGNHGARRRLDEVRLVDGALDRIKARYRVSRFILAGHSGGGHLVAALLDRRRDIAGAFISSGLVSAAEVMRAYQKRRGPDGGPVEGPAAVYDPIAHVGGIPKPGPDIFVLSDPGDRVVPFLSQRHYVERLRSAGLHPTHILLRGEGRTRHLLAEPLKAGAALYARGEDAAAISAALRAMAPLPPVPEEVRN; via the coding sequence GTGCTCGGGCTTTGGTTGGGGGCGGCAAGCCTGTTCCTGTCGCCGCAACTGGAGACCCCGATGCCGCCACGGCTGATGCCCAACGAAGCCCAGCGACCCGCACCCTTGCGCATCCCGCGCGGCCGCCAGACCTTCGACGCGCGCGAGGCGCTGAACGGGTCCACCAGCAGCCGGCGGCGCTGCACCGACGTGCCCGATGCCTATTGGGTTCCGGTCCGCGGCGGCGGTGCCTGCATCCGCACCTATCCGGCCGGCAACCCGCGCGCCGGCGGCACGATGCTGGTGTACCTGCCGGGTGACGTGCTGCTGCGCGGACGCGGCGGCGTCCGATTGATCGCGGGGAGCTATGCGCGGCGCTCTCCGGCCGACATTCGGCAGGAAATGGCCGGCTGGTCTCGCGACGGCGGCACGCCCGCGATCTTCCTCGCGCGGCCCGGCCTCTACGGATCTTCGGGCAATCATGGCGCGAGGCGGCGGTTGGACGAGGTGCGGCTCGTCGACGGTGCGCTCGATCGGATCAAGGCGCGGTATCGGGTGTCGCGCTTCATCCTTGCGGGGCATTCCGGGGGCGGGCACCTGGTTGCGGCGCTGCTCGACCGGCGGCGCGACATCGCCGGCGCATTCATCAGCTCGGGGCTGGTTTCGGCGGCAGAGGTGATGCGCGCCTACCAGAAACGGCGCGGGCCCGACGGCGGTCCCGTCGAGGGTCCGGCCGCGGTCTATGACCCGATTGCCCATGTTGGGGGGATTCCGAAGCCGGGACCCGACATCTTCGTCCTGTCGGACCCCGGCGACCGGGTCGTGCCCTTCCTCAGCCAACGCCACTATGTGGAGCGGCTGCGCAGCGCCGGGCTGCACCCCACCCACATCCTGCTGCGGGGTGAGGGACGTACCCGGCACCTGCTCGCCGAGCCGCTGAAGGCGGGCGCCGCACTCTATGCGCGGGGAGAGGACGCGGCTGCGATCAGCGCGGCGTTGCGCGCAATGGCACCGCTGCCGCCCGTGCCGGAGGAAGTGCGGAACTGA